GGCGCCGTAAAAGGCAGTGCCAAAGTTCTATGGCGAAACACCGATGTTGTGACTGGTATAAAAACTATGCTGAATGCCAACCAGCCTGATGGGTTCGATTGCCCCGGCTGCGCTTGGGGGGACCCTCTTCATGGCTCTTCATTCGAGTTTTGTGAAAATGGTGTCAAAGCCGTGGCATGGGAGGCAACTTCTAAAAGAGCCACACCTGCCTTATTCGAGTTTAATACAATTAAGCAACTCCTTGAGTATTCGGATTTTGAGCTGGAAGATACCGGCCGCCTAACTACGCCTCTCAGATACAACCCTAAGCTGGATAAGTACCAACCCGTGAGCTGGGCAAACGCGTTTCAAGATATTGCTCAGGAACTTGACCTTCTAGCCTCGCCAGATGAGGCTTTGTTTTACACCTCCGGCCGCGCCAGCAATGAAGCTGCATTCCTCTACCAGCTTTTTGGTAGAATGTATGGCACCAACAACTTCCCTGATTGCTCCAATATGTGCCATGAAGCAAGCGGAGTTGGTTTAAGCGCTTCTATAGGCGTGGGCAAAGGAACGGTTCAGCTTGAAGACTTTGAGCATGCCAGTGCTATTTTTGTCCTTGGGCAAAACCCCGGAACCAACCATCCACGTATGCTCTCGGAGCTGCGCTCCGCAGCTAAACGCGGTGCAAAAATTGTCAGCTTTAATCCTCTAAAAGAAAGAGGCTTGGAGCGTTTCACTGACCCGCAAAACAAGTCGGAAATGCTGACAGGAACATTCACCAAAATTTCAACGCATTACTACCACCCGAGATTAGGCGGTGATATGGCTGTCCTTCGTGGTATGGCAAAGGCCATTCTTGCATGGGATAATGAGCGAATCCTCTCGGTAGGAACTGTTGATCGTCAATTTATAGAAGAACACACCAGTAACTTCGAAGAGTTTGAGGCCGCGGTGGAGGAGACGCCTTGGAAGGCGATTGAAGAGCAGTCAGGCCTGACAAGGCAACACATTGAAAAAGCTGCACTTTTGTACCTGCAATCCGACAGGACCATTATCACTTGGGCGATGGGCATTACCCAACATGAGCACTCAGTGGACATGGTCCGGGAAATCGCCAACCTCCTTCTTCTGCGTGGAAACATCGGTAAAAAAGGTGCTGGAGCTTGCCCCGTACGGGGCCATTCCAACGTACAAGGCGATAGAACCGTCGGAATTAACGAGGCTCCCAGTGAAGACTTTCTGGATCAACTGGAAAGAGTTTTTGGCTTTGCACCACCGCGCTCCCATGGAGCAAATACAGTAAAAGCCATTGAGCTTATGCGTGACGAGAAAGCGAAAATTTTTATCGCACTGGGAGGAAACTTCGCGCGCGCAACACCAGACACGGAAGTGGTCGAAGACGCATTAAAAAACTGCCGCTTAACAGTCAACATCGCCACGAAACTCAATAGAACCCACCTGATGACAGGCAAGAAGTCTTATATTCTCCCGTGTTTGGGGCGAACTGAATTTGATATTCAAGAATCAGGCCCTCAAGTTGTCAGTGTGGAAGATTCCATGTCGATGGTTCACTCTTCTGGTGGTATCAACCAACCCGCCTCCCCCGATCTTAAATCCGAACCTGCTATTGTTGCGGGAATCGCGAAGGCAACACTTGGCAGCGAACTTTTAGACTGGGATAGTTTGATTGCGGATTATGATCACATTCGCGACCTCATTGAAAAAACTATTCCAGGGTTCCAGCAATACAATAAAAGGGTTCGTCAGCCTCGGGGCTTTCATCTTGTCAACTCTGCCGCCAACAGGCGCTGGAATACAGAAGATGGAAGAGCACACTTTTCAAATACTCCCCTGCCAGAACAAACGACTTTCCAGAAAGCAGCCGCATCTACAGATCTGTGCTTCACCCTCCAAACCTTACGCTCCCACGACCAGTACAACACAACCGTTTATGGACATGATGATCGGTATAGAGGCGTATCTGGTGGACGCCGTATTCTGTTCATCTGCCGAAAAGACATGAAAAAATTGCAGCTGGAAAAAGGCGATCTGGTTGATTTAAGAACGGTCAGTGAAGATGATCGCGAGCGGGTTGCCAAAGGCTTTACTGTGGCCCCCTACAAAATTCCAGAGGGCTGCGTTGCCTCCTATTACCCGGAGACCAACGTCCTGGTTCCCTTATACTCCAAGGGCAAAGGCTCGGACACCCCCACATCCAAAGCGATTCCGATCACCATTTCCCGCTCGAGTTTGGCCCAATGAATACAGATGACTCATTGGCGGAACTGAGACTTCAATACCCCGAAAAAGATGAGCTTGAACTTATTATATTGGCAGGGTTAAGAGCCGGTCTAGGAGGAGACACCCGTCAAATCGCCAAAGAGTTGGAAGTGGAACATTCTTTGGTTATCAGAGCCTGCCAAAATCTGGCTCTAGAGGAAGAGGCCCTCCTGCAAAAAATTGAAGGGCGCTCCGTTAGGTATAACGTTTGCGCCCCTAAAAAAAATCGGAAATGAATTAGAGTGTAAACTGGCTTTGCTTACACTCCACCAGCTAAATCAAAATTACTCGGCAGGAACCGTCAGGTCACCCTGAGATTTACGAGCGTGTTGAATGCTTTGCTCAAAAGAGCGCAAGCGCTTGTAGACCGACATCAACTCCACAATAGTCGACCAAGAATTAACGAGAAACTGGAATGAGCTTTCAACACGGCCAAAAGCCATAATGATCCGCTGCATAACACCAAGTGTTATCACTCCCGCTAGAACCGATGGAAGTACGGCAATGAGGGGAATGAGAGAACTAAACATTATGTAGGACCAACGTGCTATGCCGAAATAAGAGTAGTGAAGGTAAAGGCGAAAGTAATTCACCCTTACAGCTCCAAATAGCTCCTGAACTGCAGGCGGCCCGGCTCTTTCCGCACTGTCCTCCCCGAGGACTAGCTCTTTTCTGTAGGCAGCTTCAACTTTCTGATTCTGAAACTCCAAACCAGGTAACTTAATTCCAACGATAGCAAGTAAGACCGTACCGCAAGCAGCCGACAGCAGGGCAATATACACTAATGCATGATCCATTTTTCCTAGAATTGGCAACTCCGTAATGTTTTCGGAAAGCGCCCAAAGAATGGGTAGAAATGCGATGAGCGTCATTATTGATC
This genomic window from Pseudovibrio sp. M1P-2-3 contains:
- the sbmA gene encoding peptide antibiotic transporter SbmA, with product MFRSFFGNPKWLHWSLLGSILILGVTWYKVQLDVDINEWNGNFYNMVQKAFTEPGTLKLEDFFSEVWVFAKIAALYIVIAVMLEFYVQHFVFRWRQAMNNYYMEHWHLVRHIEGASQRVQEDTMRFARIMEGLGVSFMRSIMTLIAFLPILWALSENITELPILGKMDHALVYIALLSAACGTVLLAIVGIKLPGLEFQNQKVEAAYRKELVLGEDSAERAGPPAVQELFGAVRVNYFRLYLHYSYFGIARWSYIMFSSLIPLIAVLPSVLAGVITLGVMQRIIMAFGRVESSFQFLVNSWSTIVELMSVYKRLRSFEQSIQHARKSQGDLTVPAE
- a CDS encoding FdhF/YdeP family oxidoreductase, whose product is MNENIRLKHYKRPAGGWGAVKGSAKVLWRNTDVVTGIKTMLNANQPDGFDCPGCAWGDPLHGSSFEFCENGVKAVAWEATSKRATPALFEFNTIKQLLEYSDFELEDTGRLTTPLRYNPKLDKYQPVSWANAFQDIAQELDLLASPDEALFYTSGRASNEAAFLYQLFGRMYGTNNFPDCSNMCHEASGVGLSASIGVGKGTVQLEDFEHASAIFVLGQNPGTNHPRMLSELRSAAKRGAKIVSFNPLKERGLERFTDPQNKSEMLTGTFTKISTHYYHPRLGGDMAVLRGMAKAILAWDNERILSVGTVDRQFIEEHTSNFEEFEAAVEETPWKAIEEQSGLTRQHIEKAALLYLQSDRTIITWAMGITQHEHSVDMVREIANLLLLRGNIGKKGAGACPVRGHSNVQGDRTVGINEAPSEDFLDQLERVFGFAPPRSHGANTVKAIELMRDEKAKIFIALGGNFARATPDTEVVEDALKNCRLTVNIATKLNRTHLMTGKKSYILPCLGRTEFDIQESGPQVVSVEDSMSMVHSSGGINQPASPDLKSEPAIVAGIAKATLGSELLDWDSLIADYDHIRDLIEKTIPGFQQYNKRVRQPRGFHLVNSAANRRWNTEDGRAHFSNTPLPEQTTFQKAAASTDLCFTLQTLRSHDQYNTTVYGHDDRYRGVSGGRRILFICRKDMKKLQLEKGDLVDLRTVSEDDRERVAKGFTVAPYKIPEGCVASYYPETNVLVPLYSKGKGSDTPTSKAIPITISRSSLAQ